A genomic stretch from Leptotrichia sp. HSP-536 includes:
- a CDS encoding 2-isopropylmalate synthase translates to MKKHIKIFDTTLRDGEQTPRVNLNTQEKLRIAKQLESLGVDVIEAGFAVASPGDFESVKLIAENIEKSTVTSLARAVKKDIEVAAEALKNAKKPRIHTFIATSPIHREYKLKMTKEQILERVKEMVSYAKSFIDDIEFSSEDATRTEKEFLVEVYETAIKAGATTLNVPDTVGYRTPNEMFELITYLKKNVKGIENVDISVHCHDDLGLSVANSVAAIQAGATQIECTINGLGERAGNTSLEEIAMILKTRKDLFEEYYTNIDSKQIYPTSKLVSLLTGVSTQPNKAIVGANAFAHESGIHQHGVLANPETYEIMSPESVGRNPDSLVLGKHSGKHAFVQKLESLGFNHVGSDRVEELFAQFKKLADKKKYVLDEDIIALVAGEAAKIEGRIKLTHFEISRQEGKKPKATVTIYLDGETQVKEALGDGPVDAAYNAVNLAVSDTFVLEEYKLEAITGDTDAQAQVVVIIEKNGNRFIGRGQSTDVVEASIKAYINGINRLYNK, encoded by the coding sequence ATGAAAAAACATATTAAAATATTCGATACAACGCTAAGAGATGGAGAACAGACACCACGTGTCAATCTTAATACACAGGAAAAATTGAGAATTGCAAAACAGCTTGAAAGTCTTGGGGTGGATGTGATAGAAGCTGGATTTGCGGTGGCATCACCAGGAGATTTTGAATCAGTTAAATTAATTGCTGAAAATATTGAGAAATCTACAGTTACAAGTTTGGCGAGAGCTGTGAAAAAAGACATTGAAGTAGCGGCAGAAGCATTGAAAAATGCGAAAAAACCTAGGATACATACGTTTATTGCAACTTCTCCGATTCATAGGGAATACAAGCTAAAAATGACAAAAGAGCAGATTTTAGAAAGAGTAAAGGAAATGGTGTCTTATGCAAAATCGTTTATTGACGATATTGAATTTTCTTCAGAAGATGCGACTAGAACTGAAAAGGAATTTTTGGTGGAAGTATATGAAACGGCTATAAAAGCTGGAGCCACTACACTTAATGTACCTGATACAGTAGGTTATAGAACTCCAAATGAAATGTTTGAACTTATAACTTATTTAAAAAAAAATGTTAAAGGAATTGAAAATGTGGATATTTCTGTGCATTGCCATGATGACTTGGGACTTTCTGTAGCAAATTCGGTTGCGGCGATTCAAGCTGGAGCCACTCAAATTGAGTGTACAATTAATGGACTTGGAGAAAGAGCTGGGAATACTTCACTTGAAGAGATTGCAATGATTTTAAAAACTAGAAAAGACTTGTTTGAAGAATATTATACAAACATTGATTCAAAGCAAATTTACCCAACAAGTAAATTAGTAAGCCTTTTAACAGGAGTTTCAACACAGCCAAATAAAGCAATTGTTGGAGCGAATGCCTTTGCACATGAATCAGGAATTCATCAACATGGAGTATTAGCAAATCCTGAAACTTACGAAATTATGAGTCCAGAATCTGTTGGAAGAAATCCAGACAGCTTAGTACTTGGAAAACATTCAGGAAAACACGCTTTTGTACAAAAATTAGAATCACTAGGATTTAATCATGTCGGAAGTGATAGAGTAGAAGAATTATTTGCACAGTTTAAAAAATTGGCAGACAAGAAAAAATATGTTTTAGATGAAGACATTATCGCATTAGTTGCTGGAGAAGCAGCAAAAATAGAAGGAAGAATAAAATTAACACACTTTGAGATTTCAAGACAGGAAGGAAAAAAACCGAAAGCAACAGTAACGATTTATTTAGATGGGGAAACACAAGTGAAAGAGGCACTTGGAGATGGACCTGTTGATGCAGCTTACAATGCAGTTAACTTGGCAGTAAGTGATACTTTTGTCTTGGAAGAGTACAAGCTGGAGGCAATAACTGGAGATACTGATGCACAGGCACAAGTGGTTGTGATTATTGAGAAAAATGGAAACAGATTTATTGGTAGAGGGCAAAGTACGGATGTTGTGGAGGCAAGT
- the ilvD gene encoding dihydroxy-acid dehydratase codes for MSVKGKGRSNNLTKGAARAPHRSLLKGLGFTSDEMEKPIIGIANSFNEIIPGHVHLKNLVQSVKDGIRNAGGVPMEFNTIGICDGLAMNHIGMKYSLVTRNIIADSIEAVAMATPFDAIVFMPSCDKVVPGMLIAAARLNIPAIFVSGGAMLAGVYKGKKIGLSNVFEAVGAYNTGQITKKELNSVEEMACPTCGSCSGMYTANTMNCLTEALGMGLPGNGTVPAVFSERARLAKKAGMQIMEVLKQDLRPLDILTKEAFENAVAVDMALGGSSNTALHLPAIAHEAGVDLTLNDFNEIAKKTPQICKLSPSGEHFIEDLYRAGGVTGVMKRMLENGRLHGDAKTVALQTQGELAKEAYINDDTVIKPWDKPAYKTGGIAVLKGNLAPDGCVVKEGAVDPEMLQHTGPAKVFNSEEEAVEAIVGGKIVAGDVVIIRYEGPKGGPGMREMLSPTAMIAGMGLDKDVALITDGRFSGATRGASIGHVSPEAASGGNIAIVQDGDIVEIDIPNRAINIKISDEEIEARKAKLEPFKLEVKGYLKKYAMHVSSADKGAIEILD; via the coding sequence ATGTCAGTGAAAGGAAAAGGAAGAAGTAACAACTTAACAAAAGGTGCGGCAAGAGCGCCACATAGATCATTATTGAAAGGGCTGGGATTTACGAGCGATGAAATGGAAAAGCCGATAATTGGGATTGCCAATTCATTTAATGAAATTATACCGGGGCATGTGCATTTGAAAAATTTGGTGCAATCAGTGAAAGATGGAATTAGAAATGCTGGAGGAGTTCCAATGGAATTTAATACAATCGGAATTTGTGACGGACTTGCGATGAATCACATTGGGATGAAATATTCGTTGGTAACTAGAAATATAATTGCAGATTCGATTGAGGCAGTTGCGATGGCAACTCCGTTTGATGCGATTGTGTTTATGCCAAGCTGTGATAAAGTAGTGCCAGGAATGTTAATTGCTGCGGCTAGATTAAATATTCCTGCAATATTTGTAAGTGGAGGGGCAATGCTTGCTGGAGTTTATAAAGGCAAGAAAATTGGGCTTAGTAACGTGTTTGAAGCGGTTGGTGCTTACAATACTGGACAAATTACTAAAAAAGAATTAAATTCTGTGGAAGAAATGGCTTGTCCAACTTGTGGTTCTTGTTCGGGAATGTATACGGCAAATACGATGAACTGCCTAACAGAAGCACTTGGAATGGGACTTCCAGGAAATGGAACGGTTCCAGCGGTGTTTTCAGAAAGAGCAAGGCTTGCTAAAAAAGCGGGAATGCAAATTATGGAAGTTTTAAAACAGGATTTAAGACCGCTTGATATTTTGACAAAAGAAGCTTTTGAAAATGCGGTAGCTGTAGACATGGCATTAGGAGGGTCTTCAAATACGGCATTGCATTTGCCAGCGATTGCACATGAAGCAGGAGTAGATTTGACATTGAATGATTTTAATGAAATTGCCAAAAAAACACCGCAAATTTGTAAATTATCGCCATCAGGAGAGCATTTTATTGAAGATTTATACAGAGCAGGTGGAGTTACTGGAGTTATGAAAAGAATGCTTGAAAACGGAAGATTACACGGGGATGCAAAAACAGTGGCACTTCAAACACAAGGAGAATTGGCAAAAGAGGCATATATTAACGATGATACAGTAATCAAGCCTTGGGACAAGCCAGCATATAAAACTGGTGGAATAGCAGTATTGAAAGGAAACTTGGCACCAGATGGCTGTGTTGTTAAAGAAGGGGCGGTAGATCCAGAAATGCTGCAGCATACGGGACCAGCGAAAGTATTTAATAGTGAGGAAGAAGCAGTTGAAGCAATTGTTGGTGGAAAAATTGTAGCAGGAGACGTTGTAATTATTAGATATGAAGGACCAAAAGGCGGACCTGGAATGAGAGAAATGTTATCGCCAACAGCTATGATTGCTGGAATGGGGCTTGATAAAGATGTTGCGTTGATTACAGATGGAAGATTTTCAGGAGCAACAAGAGGGGCTTCAATTGGACACGTTTCCCCAGAAGCTGCTTCAGGTGGAAATATTGCGATAGTTCAGGACGGAGATATTGTTGAAATCGACATTCCAAACAGAGCGATTAATATTAAAATTTCGGATGAGGAAATTGAAGCAAGAAAAGCTAAATTGGAGCCATTTAAGCTAGAAGTGAAAGGATATTTGAAAAAATATGCGATGCATGTGTCTTCTGCAGATAAAGGGGCTATTGAAATATTGGATTAA
- the ilvB gene encoding biosynthetic-type acetolactate synthase large subunit, with the protein MSSEMINGARILLECLHRVGVTDIFGYPGGAVIPIYDEIYSFDKIKHYFARHEQGAVHAADGYARVSGKVGVCLATSGPGATNLVTGIMTAHMDSIPLLAITGQVRSNLLGRDAFQETDIVGITVPITKVNYLVQSIKDIPKIIKEAYFIASTGRPGPVLVDIPNDIQQQEISYEEFNRLFEKEVKLEGYDPTYVGHPVQVKRALSLIKKAKKPLIIAGAGVIKSRASKELFELANKMDMPVTTTLLGLGAFPENHELSLGMLGMHGTVPANYAEADLVIAAGIRFDDRIAGNPNKFCEHAKIIHIDIDPAEIDKNKKVDVPIVGDLKNVLIEINKELAPKKHTEWTDKVKEWKNEYPLAHRNVGEDKLLPQEVLKAVNDILDGDAIVVTDVGQHQMWAAQYLTFKNPDTIVTSGGAGTMGFGVPAAMGAQVGARDKKVVLIVGDGGFQMTLEEIMMIRQYNLPVKIVLINNSFLGMVRQWQELFKNRRYSFVDLECNPDFLKIAEAYGIKSERLKTKEDLKNKLKDLILSNEGVIIDCIVEREENVFPMIPAGKTVSQMIGKKGVLENE; encoded by the coding sequence ATGAGTAGTGAAATGATAAATGGTGCGAGAATATTACTGGAATGTCTGCACAGAGTAGGAGTGACTGATATATTTGGGTATCCTGGTGGAGCAGTAATACCTATTTATGATGAAATTTACAGCTTTGACAAGATTAAACATTATTTTGCAAGACATGAGCAAGGAGCGGTGCATGCGGCGGATGGTTATGCGAGAGTTTCTGGAAAAGTGGGAGTTTGTCTTGCAACTTCTGGGCCTGGTGCAACTAATTTGGTTACGGGAATTATGACTGCGCATATGGATTCTATACCATTATTGGCAATAACTGGGCAGGTAAGAAGTAATTTGCTCGGTAGAGATGCTTTTCAGGAAACTGACATTGTAGGAATTACAGTGCCGATAACAAAAGTAAATTATCTTGTGCAGAGCATAAAAGACATTCCAAAAATAATAAAAGAGGCTTATTTCATAGCTTCTACTGGAAGACCAGGACCTGTATTAGTAGATATTCCTAACGATATTCAGCAGCAGGAAATATCTTATGAAGAATTTAACAGATTGTTTGAAAAAGAAGTGAAACTGGAAGGATATGATCCGACTTATGTTGGACATCCTGTGCAGGTAAAAAGAGCTTTATCATTGATAAAGAAAGCTAAAAAGCCTTTAATTATTGCAGGAGCAGGGGTTATAAAATCACGAGCTTCAAAGGAACTTTTTGAATTGGCAAATAAAATGGATATGCCGGTAACTACAACTCTTTTAGGGCTTGGAGCATTTCCTGAAAATCATGAATTGTCACTTGGAATGCTTGGAATGCACGGGACTGTTCCAGCGAATTATGCTGAGGCGGATTTAGTAATTGCGGCAGGAATAAGATTTGATGACAGAATAGCTGGAAATCCGAATAAATTCTGTGAACATGCAAAAATAATACATATAGACATTGACCCAGCTGAAATTGATAAAAATAAAAAAGTTGACGTGCCAATAGTTGGAGATTTAAAAAATGTGCTTATTGAAATTAATAAGGAACTTGCACCTAAAAAACATACAGAATGGACAGACAAAGTGAAAGAATGGAAAAATGAATATCCACTGGCACATAGAAATGTCGGAGAAGATAAATTACTTCCACAGGAAGTTTTAAAGGCAGTTAATGATATTCTTGATGGAGATGCAATAGTTGTAACAGATGTTGGACAGCATCAAATGTGGGCTGCACAATACTTAACTTTTAAAAATCCTGATACAATTGTAACATCTGGTGGAGCTGGAACAATGGGATTTGGAGTGCCTGCGGCTATGGGAGCGCAAGTTGGAGCAAGAGATAAAAAAGTTGTGTTGATTGTTGGAGATGGTGGTTTCCAAATGACGCTGGAAGAAATAATGATGATTAGACAATATAATTTGCCAGTGAAAATAGTTCTTATAAACAATTCATTTTTGGGAATGGTAAGACAATGGCAAGAATTGTTTAAAAATAGAAGATATTCTTTTGTTGATTTGGAATGTAATCCTGATTTTTTAAAAATTGCAGAAGCTTATGGAATAAAATCTGAAAGATTGAAAACAAAAGAAGATTTAAAAAATAAACTAAAAGACTTAATTTTATCAAATGAAGGTGTAATAATAGACTGTATCGTTGAAAGAGAAGAGAATGTTTTCCCAATGATACCTGCAGGAAAAACTGTAAGTCAAATGATAGGTAAGAAAGGAGTATTAGAAAATGAATAA
- a CDS encoding LemA family protein, with product MSLLILVLSLLLIIEILEIIVVQNKQHAALKVSKNDFVMSVNGKDVMTNFAAK from the coding sequence ATGTCATTATTAATTTTAGTCTTATCATTATTACTGATTATTGAAATTTTAGAAATCATAGTCGTGCAAAACAAACAACATGCTGCCTTAAAAGTTTCTAAAAATGATTTTGTTATGTCGGTAAATGGTAAAGATGTAATGACTAATTTTGCTGCAAAATAA
- the ilvA gene encoding threonine ammonia-lyase, translated as MHKLYDFMEARERLNTVITKTKLIHSSVFSNETGNDVYIKPENLQRTGSFKLRGAYNKIAKLTEEEKRKGVIASSAGNHAQGVALAAQKLGIKAVIVMPKYTPLIKVEATRQYGAEVILAGEEYDDAYNYARELQEKEGYVFIHPFNDDDVVEGQGTIALEVLEELPDADIILVPLGGGGLISGIALAAKLKNPVIKIIGVEPEGAASAIAALKNGEVVELPETNTIADGTAVRKIGELNFDYIKNYVDDIITISDYELMESFLLLVEKHKIVAENAGVLSVAALRKINEKGKKIVSILSGGNIDVLTISSMINKGLIVRGRIFRFSVNLPDKPGQLVAVSQILSEQNANVIRLEHNQFKNLNRFHDVELQVTVETNGEEHIKRIIEKFNEKGYVIERLNSQEIE; from the coding sequence TTGCATAAACTTTATGATTTTATGGAAGCAAGAGAAAGATTAAATACTGTGATTACTAAGACTAAATTGATTCACAGTTCGGTATTTTCCAATGAAACTGGAAATGATGTTTATATTAAGCCTGAAAATTTACAAAGAACAGGTTCATTTAAACTTAGGGGAGCGTATAACAAGATTGCAAAATTGACGGAAGAGGAGAAGAGAAAGGGAGTTATTGCTTCATCAGCAGGGAATCATGCTCAAGGTGTGGCTCTTGCGGCTCAGAAACTGGGAATTAAGGCGGTTATTGTAATGCCTAAGTATACACCGCTTATAAAGGTTGAGGCGACTCGTCAGTATGGAGCTGAGGTTATTTTGGCAGGAGAAGAATATGATGATGCCTATAATTATGCGAGAGAGCTGCAGGAAAAGGAAGGGTATGTGTTTATTCACCCGTTTAATGATGACGATGTCGTGGAAGGCCAGGGAACGATTGCGCTTGAAGTGTTAGAAGAATTACCTGATGCTGATATAATTCTTGTGCCACTTGGAGGAGGAGGGCTTATTTCGGGAATTGCACTTGCGGCAAAACTGAAAAACCCTGTGATAAAAATAATTGGTGTAGAGCCAGAAGGAGCGGCTTCGGCAATTGCAGCTTTAAAAAATGGGGAAGTTGTGGAGCTGCCTGAAACTAATACGATTGCTGATGGGACTGCGGTTAGGAAAATTGGAGAACTGAATTTTGATTATATAAAAAATTATGTGGATGATATAATTACAATTTCAGATTACGAACTTATGGAATCATTTTTACTGTTAGTTGAAAAACATAAAATTGTTGCGGAAAATGCGGGAGTTTTGTCGGTTGCGGCACTTAGAAAGATTAATGAAAAAGGCAAAAAAATTGTTTCAATTTTGAGTGGAGGGAATATTGATGTGCTGACTATTTCTTCTATGATAAATAAAGGGCTTATTGTAAGAGGAAGAATATTTAGATTTTCAGTGAATTTGCCTGATAAGCCAGGACAATTGGTTGCAGTTTCACAAATTCTGTCTGAACAAAATGCAAATGTTATAAGACTTGAGCATAATCAGTTTAAAAATCTTAACAGATTTCACGACGTGGAACTTCAAGTTACTGTTGAAACAAATGGAGAAGAGCATATTAAGAGAATTATTGAAAAATTTAATGAAAAAGGGTATGTAATTGAAAGATTAAACTCTCAGGAAATAGAATAA
- a CDS encoding aspartate/glutamate racemase family protein: MKTIGLIGGMSWESTVTYYKIINEVIKEKLGGLHSAKCVLYSVDFQEIEECQANGNWEKSGEILGEAANNLEKAGADFIVICTNTMHKVVSQIKEKISIPILHIAEMTVEKILEKGLKNIALLGTKYTMEQDFYKSKLIEKGINVIIPDKNDIEIINEVIYDELCLGTINSDSKKKFLEIVDKLRNKGAEGIILGCTEIGLLIKNEDTDVPLFDTAIIHAEQAAMYSIK; the protein is encoded by the coding sequence TTGAAAACAATAGGATTAATAGGAGGAATGAGCTGGGAAAGCACAGTAACTTATTATAAAATAATAAATGAAGTTATTAAAGAAAAATTAGGAGGACTTCATTCTGCTAAATGTGTATTGTATAGTGTGGATTTCCAGGAAATAGAAGAATGTCAGGCAAACGGAAATTGGGAAAAAAGTGGAGAAATCTTGGGAGAAGCTGCTAATAATCTTGAAAAAGCAGGAGCAGACTTTATAGTTATTTGCACAAATACAATGCATAAGGTTGTTAGCCAGATTAAAGAAAAAATCTCCATTCCAATATTGCATATTGCTGAAATGACAGTAGAAAAGATATTAGAAAAAGGATTAAAAAATATAGCATTGCTTGGAACCAAATATACAATGGAACAGGATTTTTACAAATCAAAACTTATTGAAAAGGGTATAAATGTTATAATACCTGATAAGAATGATATAGAAATTATAAATGAAGTAATATATGACGAACTTTGTCTTGGAACTATAAATTCTGATTCAAAAAAGAAATTTTTAGAAATTGTTGATAAGCTAAGAAACAAAGGTGCAGAAGGAATAATATTAGGCTGTACTGAAATAGGGCTTCTTATAAAAAATGAAGATACTGATGTTCCATTATTTGATACAGCGATTATTCACGCAGAGCAGGCGGCAATGTATTCTATAAAATAA
- a CDS encoding alpha/beta hydrolase fold domain-containing protein gives MGNDGESKVLNIELTQEKIKSIVNITYSQPVSYFRKNIKLEMDILKPYKAEKCPTVLFVAGGSFAHSYKENYLQQRLEIAKAGYVVASIEYRTIPDGVFPQSVEDVKAAIRFLKANADEYGIDKERIAIMGDSAGGYLVAMAGATNGTRDFDKGENLSENSDVKAVIDIYGVTDFGEEGDFEIPDDIEEDYRAIFLSVKFWLNDVRNDIKVTNPISYISSKTPPFLLMHGDADTLVPPVQTEKLHKALIEKGIESTRYVVKGAGHSDEYWFQPEIINIIIEFLNEKLKNKNFEEGGEIA, from the coding sequence ATGGGAAATGATGGTGAAAGTAAAGTTTTGAATATTGAGCTGACACAGGAAAAGATAAAATCTATAGTGAATATCACTTATTCTCAGCCAGTCAGCTATTTTAGAAAAAATATAAAATTGGAAATGGATATTTTGAAACCATATAAGGCAGAGAAGTGTCCAACAGTGCTATTTGTTGCAGGCGGTTCATTCGCACATAGCTACAAGGAAAACTATTTGCAGCAAAGATTGGAAATTGCAAAGGCTGGTTATGTGGTTGCGAGTATCGAATATAGAACTATTCCTGATGGAGTGTTTCCACAAAGCGTGGAAGATGTAAAGGCGGCAATCAGATTCTTGAAGGCTAATGCTGATGAATATGGCATAGATAAGGAAAGAATAGCTATAATGGGAGATTCTGCTGGAGGTTATCTAGTGGCAATGGCTGGAGCGACAAATGGAACGAGAGATTTTGACAAAGGAGAAAATTTATCTGAAAATAGCGATGTAAAAGCAGTTATTGATATTTATGGCGTAACAGACTTTGGAGAAGAAGGAGATTTTGAAATTCCTGATGATATTGAGGAAGACTACAGAGCGATATTTCTATCAGTAAAATTCTGGCTAAACGATGTAAGAAACGATATAAAAGTAACAAACCCAATATCATATATTTCCTCCAAAACTCCACCATTTTTATTAATGCACGGAGATGCAGATACTTTAGTGCCTCCAGTTCAAACAGAAAAACTTCACAAAGCATTAATTGAGAAAGGGATAGAATCAACAAGATATGTTGTAAAAGGAGCAGGACATTCTGATGAATATTGGTTTCAGCCAGAAATTATAAATATAATAATAGAATTTTTAAATGAAAAATTGAAAAATAAAAATTTTGAAGAAGGTGGAGAAATTGCATAA
- the ilvN gene encoding acetolactate synthase small subunit — MNKEHEILIITKNTNGIVARIMSLFNRRGYSVNKMTAGVTNKPGYARLTLTVDGDDKTLNQIQKQVYKIVDVVKVKIFPAEGVIRRELMLIKVKSDAQTRAQIVQIADIYRGKVLDVAPNSLVVELTGNVKKLRGFVEMMKSYGILEIAKTGVVAMSRGEKM; from the coding sequence ATGAATAAAGAGCATGAAATATTGATAATTACCAAAAATACAAACGGAATTGTAGCAAGAATAATGTCCCTTTTCAACAGAAGAGGATATTCAGTAAATAAAATGACTGCTGGAGTTACAAATAAACCAGGTTATGCAAGATTGACGCTTACAGTAGATGGAGATGACAAAACCTTAAATCAGATTCAAAAGCAAGTTTATAAAATCGTTGACGTTGTAAAAGTAAAGATTTTCCCAGCAGAAGGCGTTATAAGACGTGAACTTATGCTTATAAAAGTAAAATCTGATGCTCAAACTAGAGCTCAAATCGTTCAAATTGCGGATATTTATCGTGGAAAAGTACTAGATGTGGCACCGAACTCGCTTGTGGTGGAACTTACAGGAAATGTAAAAAAATTACGTGGATTTGTGGAAATGATGAAAAGTTACGGAATACTGGAAATTGCTAAAACAGGGGTTGTAGCGATGAGCCGTGGAGAAAAAATGTAA
- a CDS encoding class I SAM-dependent methyltransferase, protein MPKQKVQKGNTEMSISQHWEKEKYEKNARFVSVYGEELIEWLNPQKDEYILDLGCGDGVLTKKITEYGCKVLGLDGSQKFVEAARKIGVEAVQGDAQNMKFENEFDAIFSNAALHWMTNPEKVMEGVSRALKKGGRFVAETGCKGNVGKIENAIFETVQKHNLKAKKCWFFPTPEEKTKLLEKYGLKVKRMITFSRPTLLPTGIKGWLQTFSAPALVNVPAEMHEKLIDEITEKVEKELERNENGQILADYVRLRFEAVKE, encoded by the coding sequence TTGCCAAAACAAAAAGTACAGAAGGGAAATACTGAAATGAGTATAAGTCAGCATTGGGAAAAGGAAAAATATGAGAAAAATGCACGTTTTGTATCAGTTTACGGAGAAGAGCTGATTGAATGGTTAAATCCTCAAAAAGATGAGTATATCTTAGATTTGGGCTGTGGAGATGGAGTATTGACTAAGAAAATTACTGAATATGGGTGCAAAGTTTTAGGACTTGATGGAAGTCAGAAATTTGTTGAGGCAGCAAGAAAAATTGGGGTTGAGGCAGTACAGGGAGATGCACAGAATATGAAATTTGAAAATGAGTTTGATGCGATTTTTTCCAATGCGGCACTACATTGGATGACTAATCCGGAGAAAGTGATGGAAGGAGTATCTAGAGCCTTGAAAAAAGGCGGACGTTTTGTAGCCGAGACGGGCTGTAAAGGAAATGTGGGGAAAATAGAAAATGCTATTTTTGAAACTGTACAAAAACATAACTTGAAAGCTAAAAAATGCTGGTTTTTTCCAACTCCAGAAGAAAAAACGAAATTACTTGAAAAATACGGATTAAAAGTCAAAAGAATGATAACTTTTTCCCGTCCTACTTTGCTTCCAACTGGAATAAAAGGATGGCTTCAAACTTTTTCTGCACCTGCTCTTGTAAATGTTCCAGCAGAAATGCATGAAAAACTGATTGATGAAATAACAGAAAAAGTTGAAAAAGAACTGGAAAGAAACGAAAATGGACAAATTTTGGCGGATTATGTGAGATTGAGATTTGAGGCTGTGAAAGAATAA